The Streptococcus pluranimalium genome contains a region encoding:
- a CDS encoding Mbeg1-like protein: protein MENLLDYVKSVSQSPFSSLPLTDLDFALFNELGYLSLIDYFQKDMKQEVSITISDWLPIFQRTKPNLHFTFLNTKERIELFEAVLNSKRYQQVTISSYVNDIDTEFERQFAAMVFSIPEENCNQVVFRGTDDSLIGWKEDFKLTYMREIPAHRAAILYLKNILPGLSGRVIVSGHSKGGNLAIYAAAHLPKSLREKIDLLYMFDAPGFRQNFLQTQGYLAIREKIISIKPFESVVGVMLESDCKEQIVASKDKGMAQHLMMNWAVNTGKGQFECITQLSSMSQNLEKTFATWNESLSHYELKNLFDLLFDQLIDHGLTSLDDFSVKNPLEMTKYLDVYKALSPQQKQTFMKAVHLFIQAYRSNALNSRKTSLSSILTKWQQTKSD, encoded by the coding sequence ATGGAAAATCTCTTAGATTATGTCAAGAGTGTCTCTCAGTCACCTTTTTCCAGTTTACCCTTAACCGATTTAGATTTTGCTCTATTTAATGAATTAGGCTATTTATCTCTTATTGATTATTTCCAAAAGGATATGAAGCAAGAAGTATCCATCACCATCAGTGATTGGCTACCCATTTTTCAGCGCACTAAGCCAAATCTTCATTTTACATTTCTAAATACTAAAGAGCGTATTGAGCTTTTCGAAGCTGTGCTCAATAGTAAGAGATACCAACAAGTGACTATTAGCTCTTATGTCAATGATATTGATACTGAGTTTGAACGTCAATTTGCAGCGATGGTTTTTTCGATTCCTGAAGAAAATTGCAATCAAGTCGTTTTTCGAGGAACAGACGATAGTTTAATTGGTTGGAAGGAAGATTTTAAATTAACCTACATGCGGGAAATTCCCGCTCATCGTGCTGCGATACTTTATTTAAAAAACATTCTGCCGGGTTTGAGTGGTAGAGTAATTGTTTCGGGACATTCTAAGGGAGGTAATTTGGCTATTTATGCAGCAGCTCATTTACCTAAGTCGCTGAGAGAAAAGATAGATCTGCTCTATATGTTTGATGCTCCTGGCTTTCGTCAGAATTTTTTGCAAACACAAGGGTATCTAGCAATCAGAGAGAAAATTATCTCTATAAAGCCATTTGAGTCAGTCGTTGGTGTTATGCTTGAATCTGATTGCAAGGAACAAATTGTAGCTTCAAAAGATAAAGGCATGGCACAACATCTCATGATGAATTGGGCTGTTAATACAGGTAAAGGTCAGTTTGAATGTATCACGCAATTATCTTCGATGAGCCAAAATTTGGAAAAAACATTTGCGACTTGGAATGAGAGTCTGTCTCACTATGAGCTAAAAAATTTATTTGACTTACTATTTGACCAACTGATTGACCATGGTCTTACTAGCCTTGATGATTTTTCTGTAAAAAATCCTTTAGAAATGACTAAATATCTTGATGTTTACAAGGCTTTATCACCCCAACAAAAACAAACTTTTATGAAGGCTGTCCACTTATTTATCCAAGCTTACCGAAGCAATGCGCTAAACTCCCGAAAGACTAGCTTATCAAGCATTTTAACAAAATGGCAACAAACGAAATCAGACTAA
- a CDS encoding DUF3278 domain-containing protein codes for MAKKSNRLEKQFARFLGISGVFDEYVKQVAYQLAGHAYLVLTYYIMFSSLIFLLTYDFLPKYAGRIYVGLNILVTVFIIPLILKMKTDKADIDTSGFIEVPEEDLKRERQKAIKRGILSGIVFTGFMFVQNILATMENGKSLLDLLRNPWLIGGVLIAGSVFGGFMTVLAYFSIDKEKN; via the coding sequence ATGGCAAAGAAATCTAACCGACTTGAAAAACAATTCGCACGCTTTTTGGGGATCAGTGGTGTCTTTGATGAATATGTTAAGCAGGTTGCTTATCAACTGGCGGGACATGCCTACCTTGTCCTAACTTACTACATCATGTTCTCATCACTTATTTTCCTGCTGACTTACGATTTTCTTCCCAAATATGCAGGAAGAATTTATGTTGGTCTAAATATCTTAGTAACTGTATTTATCATTCCCCTAATCCTTAAAATGAAAACGGATAAGGCTGACATTGATACCAGTGGTTTTATTGAAGTTCCAGAGGAAGACCTTAAAAGAGAACGGCAAAAAGCCATTAAACGAGGCATCCTGTCTGGTATCGTCTTCACCGGTTTCATGTTCGTTCAAAATATCCTCGCTACTATGGAAAATGGTAAAAGCTTATTGGACCTATTGAGAAATCCTTGGTTAATCGGAGGAGTTCTCATCGCCGGTAGTGTTTTCGGTGGCTTTATGACCGTTCTAGCCTATTTCAGTATTGATAAAGAAAAAAATTAA
- a CDS encoding DUF3278 domain-containing protein, which yields MSTVWLTLIKWFYGLDQLDEYRLQEVNQLGNKLFISYVVTSQVIFWVALIIYLPSQQFDKFSFILAISYFLLLFIHLTKISHFLNEKDLLTIELEEMTFSDYRQKLRKRTLRSCLYLAIFYYLAPTLFDFFDSGRVDFYKLVTIKEIARAIITFSLFYILMYWSQLRKAKGKLRKG from the coding sequence ATGTCCACAGTTTGGCTTACTCTCATTAAATGGTTCTATGGGCTTGATCAACTAGATGAATACCGCCTTCAAGAAGTCAATCAACTTGGTAATAAACTTTTTATTTCCTATGTCGTCACAAGTCAGGTAATTTTCTGGGTAGCGCTCATTATTTATCTGCCTAGTCAGCAATTTGATAAATTTTCTTTTATTCTTGCCATCAGTTACTTTTTACTGCTATTTATCCATCTTACAAAGATCAGTCACTTTTTAAATGAAAAAGATTTGCTTACTATTGAACTAGAGGAAATGACTTTTTCCGACTATCGACAAAAACTTCGAAAACGAACATTAAGAAGTTGTTTATATTTGGCTATTTTTTATTATCTGGCACCTACTCTGTTTGATTTCTTCGATAGTGGACGAGTTGATTTCTACAAATTGGTAACCATAAAAGAGATTGCACGGGCTATCATCACCTTCAGTCTCTTTTATATCTTGATGTATTGGTCACAATTAAGAAAAGCCAAAGGAAAACTTAGAAAAGGATAG
- a CDS encoding DUF3278 domain-containing protein, whose protein sequence is MNQNDTLYKKWIRLNYHILGTLDEYSIAKINAFGNVCFMLLNSSIMISMILTAITGQTEWQLIPVLSFFGIQMAKYQFIKKLGTKHLEVSPEDFKQARLYLTKRAALLAIIQFIVLFSLGIYLLGFEAKSIHYPDRSFYQMVAGIGAISLIVTIILFIANRQKYLSHIVIIEETK, encoded by the coding sequence ATGAATCAAAATGATACCCTTTATAAAAAATGGATTCGCTTAAATTACCATATTTTGGGAACTTTGGATGAATATTCTATAGCAAAAATAAATGCTTTTGGAAATGTCTGTTTTATGCTTCTAAACTCTAGCATTATGATAAGCATGATTTTGACGGCCATAACGGGCCAAACTGAATGGCAGCTCATACCTGTTCTATCTTTCTTTGGTATTCAGATGGCAAAATATCAGTTCATCAAAAAATTGGGCACTAAGCATTTAGAAGTTAGTCCTGAAGACTTCAAACAAGCACGACTATATCTCACCAAAAGAGCAGCCTTGCTTGCAATCATACAATTTATTGTTTTATTTTCTTTAGGGATTTATCTTTTAGGATTTGAGGCTAAAAGCATTCACTATCCTGATCGTTCCTTTTATCAAATGGTAGCTGGTATTGGAGCCATCAGTTTGATAGTGACAATTATATTATTTATAGCTAATCGTCAAAAATATCTTTCACATATCGTCATTATCGAAGAAACGAAATAA
- a CDS encoding helix-turn-helix transcriptional regulator: protein MNRVKEFRIKQGISQLALAKSIGVARQTINLIENDKYNPSLDLCIKLAETLHSDLNTLFWESRKGRLK, encoded by the coding sequence ATGAATCGTGTCAAAGAGTTTCGGATCAAACAGGGCATTTCGCAACTCGCTCTTGCTAAATCGATTGGCGTAGCTAGGCAAACGATTAACCTGATTGAAAATGATAAATATAACCCCTCACTCGATCTTTGTATCAAACTCGCTGAAACGCTACACAGTGACCTCAATACTCTGTTTTGGGAATCAAGGAAAGGCAGGCTCAAATGA
- a CDS encoding Pr6Pr family membrane protein codes for MSKTLIYRLCLGILGLIGVSMQIYQDGWGMLLYYTVLSNILVFSFLFYLAVREAKSGKISDTKTLRIKAAVTMSITITFLVYHIMLAPLAEPDEFWNIRNMIVHYLVPIGFIADTLFIDRQKSYRWYDPFWWTGAPLVYFIFALFNGTVLKWRIPGAEDSPFAYFFINVNKYGWAQVGKNTIFILLAYIIVGFVLLTLKKGLGKKQ; via the coding sequence ATGTCAAAAACTCTTATCTATCGCTTATGCCTCGGTATTCTTGGGCTAATCGGCGTATCAATGCAAATTTATCAAGATGGGTGGGGAATGTTACTCTACTATACCGTTCTTTCCAATATCCTTGTTTTCTCATTTCTTTTTTATCTGGCAGTCAGAGAAGCTAAGTCAGGGAAGATTTCTGATACTAAAACATTGAGAATCAAAGCTGCTGTCACAATGAGTATCACAATCACTTTTTTAGTTTACCATATTATGCTTGCTCCTTTAGCAGAACCTGATGAATTTTGGAATATTAGAAACATGATTGTTCACTACCTGGTCCCTATCGGCTTTATTGCAGATACCCTTTTTATTGATCGTCAAAAAAGTTATCGTTGGTATGACCCCTTTTGGTGGACTGGTGCACCATTAGTTTATTTTATCTTTGCCCTTTTTAACGGGACAGTCCTTAAATGGCGGATTCCTGGTGCTGAAGATAGTCCCTTTGCTTATTTTTTTATCAATGTTAACAAATATGGCTGGGCTCAAGTTGGTAAAAATACCATTTTTATCCTGTTGGCTTACATTATAGTTGGCTTTGTCCTCCTTACTTTGAAAAAAGGGCTCGGTAAAAAGCAATAA
- the serB gene encoding phosphoserine phosphatase SerB — MEEVKGLLVMDVDSTLVKEEVIDLLGEEAGVGDLVADITERAMRGELDFEEALAERVAVLKGLPESILNRVYGKIHFNNGAKALVDELHARGYKVGLVSGGFHETVDRLAKELGIDYVKANRLEVVDGYLTGKTYGDIVTKETKVTKLKEWAKANNLKLSQTIAMGDGANDLPMIKKAGIGIAFCAKPIVREEAPYQINKPDLYKVIEIIDKKK, encoded by the coding sequence ATGGAAGAAGTTAAGGGACTTTTAGTCATGGATGTTGATTCGACTTTGGTCAAAGAGGAAGTGATTGACTTGCTGGGTGAGGAAGCAGGTGTCGGAGATTTGGTTGCTGACATTACTGAACGAGCTATGCGAGGAGAATTAGACTTTGAGGAAGCTTTAGCGGAGCGAGTTGCCGTGCTGAAGGGATTACCAGAATCTATTTTGAATAGGGTTTATGGCAAGATTCACTTTAATAACGGTGCTAAAGCACTAGTCGATGAACTGCATGCGCGTGGCTACAAGGTTGGCTTGGTGTCAGGTGGTTTTCATGAAACCGTAGATCGCCTAGCTAAGGAGTTGGGGATTGACTATGTCAAGGCGAATCGTCTGGAAGTCGTTGATGGCTATCTGACAGGAAAAACTTACGGTGATATTGTGACCAAAGAAACTAAGGTGACTAAATTAAAAGAATGGGCAAAAGCCAATAACCTTAAGCTCTCCCAAACCATAGCAATGGGAGATGGCGCCAATGACCTTCCTATGATCAAAAAAGCTGGTATTGGCATCGCCTTCTGCGCCAAACCAATCGTTAGAGAAGAAGCACCCTATCAAATCAATAAACCAGATTTATATAAGGTGATTGAGATAATAGATAAGAAAAAGTAA
- a CDS encoding iron chaperone, giving the protein MKEDSQAVKNYIDMHHVAHRDFLLRLRSMIKAYLPSSCEGIAWSMPSYWQNTYLIHFQAFKHHVNVYVGPEAVAYLQENYPELSFTKRGFQLRYDQEIPTNPLRAVCQWQLQKYGDNDEA; this is encoded by the coding sequence ATGAAAGAAGATAGTCAAGCTGTAAAGAACTATATTGATATGCATCATGTAGCTCACCGTGATTTCCTATTAAGGTTACGGAGTATGATTAAAGCCTATCTGCCCAGTAGTTGTGAAGGCATAGCTTGGTCAATGCCTTCCTATTGGCAAAATACTTATTTGATTCATTTTCAAGCTTTTAAACATCATGTCAATGTTTATGTTGGTCCTGAAGCAGTAGCTTATCTCCAAGAGAACTACCCTGAATTATCCTTTACTAAGCGAGGGTTTCAGTTGCGCTATGATCAGGAAATTCCTACTAACCCCCTAAGAGCTGTATGTCAATGGCAATTACAAAAGTACGGAGATAATGATGAGGCTTGA
- a CDS encoding pseudouridine synthase, with the protein MRLDKFLVDSGIGSRTQVKAILKKKQITVNGKIESSPKVHITPETDQVCYDGAPLIYEQFLYYMLHKPSGVISATEDAHHKTVLDCLDDLAKQKAVFPVGRLDIDTEGLLLLTNNGQLAHAMLSPKKHVDKLYQAEVAGIMTKQDQLSFQSGITLSDHDSLPAQLDIISVNEERQTSLVNIIIQEGKFHQVKRMVKACGKEVTYLKRLSMGPLLLDNSLEKGDWRRLTEEELAALEVFGVPL; encoded by the coding sequence ATGAGGCTTGATAAATTTTTAGTCGACAGCGGAATAGGCTCTCGCACACAAGTAAAAGCCATTCTTAAAAAGAAACAGATTACGGTAAATGGAAAGATAGAATCATCTCCAAAGGTGCATATAACTCCTGAAACGGATCAAGTGTGTTACGATGGAGCACCTTTAATTTATGAGCAATTTCTTTACTATATGCTGCATAAACCTTCAGGGGTCATTTCAGCAACTGAGGATGCTCACCATAAAACCGTTCTAGATTGTTTGGATGATCTAGCAAAACAAAAAGCTGTCTTTCCAGTTGGGCGATTGGATATTGATACCGAAGGACTGCTTTTATTAACTAACAATGGTCAGTTGGCTCATGCAATGCTATCACCTAAGAAGCACGTTGATAAGCTCTATCAAGCAGAAGTAGCAGGTATAATGACTAAGCAAGATCAATTATCTTTTCAGAGTGGTATCACATTAAGCGATCATGATAGTTTACCAGCTCAGCTCGACATTATTTCTGTGAATGAAGAAAGACAGACTAGCCTGGTTAATATCATCATTCAAGAGGGAAAATTTCACCAAGTCAAACGGATGGTAAAAGCCTGCGGTAAAGAAGTTACTTACCTCAAACGTCTTTCTATGGGCCCCTTATTACTTGATAATAGTCTAGAAAAAGGTGACTGGCGCCGTCTGACTGAAGAAGAATTAGCTGCTTTGGAAGTGTTTGGTGTACCATTATAG
- a CDS encoding aminopeptidase, whose translation MVLPNFQAHLAKYAELLIAKGVNVQKGHTLVISIGVDQVDFARLLTKFAYQYGAAEVVVDYIDDQITRDRFLHADEERVTSVADYVVAKSDYFLEKKASRLVIRSSDPNVFSVVDQERLSKATQAQAIALAAQREATQSNKVSWNLAAASGKEWAALVFPDLASEEEQIDALWDTIFKLNRVYEEDPIKAWDEHQANLVAKADILNKYQFDALHYTAPGTDLTLGMPKNHLWEAAGSINAQGEEFIANMPTEEVFTAPDYRRADGYVSSTKPLSYAGVIIEDMTFTFENGRIVDVTAKKGEDTIKRLVEESDGARSLGEVALVPHKTPISLSGLTFFNTLFDENASNHLAIGQAYAFSIEGGTEMSNEELEAAGLNRSTAHVDFMIGSDQMDIDGITADGKVVPIFRGGEWAI comes from the coding sequence ATGGTTTTACCAAATTTTCAAGCTCATTTAGCTAAGTACGCTGAATTATTGATTGCTAAAGGTGTGAATGTCCAAAAAGGACATACTCTCGTTATTTCTATAGGTGTTGACCAGGTTGATTTTGCTCGTTTATTAACCAAATTTGCCTACCAATATGGGGCTGCTGAGGTTGTTGTTGATTATATCGATGATCAGATCACAAGAGATCGCTTCCTGCACGCTGATGAAGAGCGTGTAACAAGTGTTGCTGACTATGTTGTTGCAAAATCAGATTATTTCTTAGAGAAAAAAGCTAGCCGACTAGTCATCCGATCTTCTGATCCAAATGTTTTCTCCGTTGTTGATCAAGAGCGCTTGTCTAAGGCTACTCAAGCTCAAGCTATTGCTCTTGCCGCACAACGTGAAGCAACACAATCTAATAAAGTCAGCTGGAACCTAGCCGCTGCTTCAGGTAAAGAATGGGCTGCCCTTGTCTTTCCTGACTTAGCTAGTGAAGAAGAACAAATCGATGCCCTTTGGGACACTATCTTCAAACTAAACCGCGTTTACGAAGAAGACCCTATCAAAGCATGGGATGAACACCAAGCAAACTTGGTTGCTAAAGCTGATATCTTGAACAAATATCAATTTGATGCTCTCCACTATACTGCACCAGGAACTGATTTGACACTCGGCATGCCTAAAAATCACCTATGGGAAGCTGCTGGTAGTATCAATGCTCAAGGTGAAGAGTTCATTGCAAATATGCCTACTGAAGAGGTCTTCACAGCCCCTGATTACCGTCGTGCTGATGGTTATGTCTCTTCTACTAAGCCATTGAGCTACGCTGGTGTTATCATCGAAGATATGACATTTACGTTTGAAAATGGCCGAATCGTTGATGTGACTGCTAAAAAAGGCGAGGATACCATCAAACGTTTAGTCGAAGAAAGTGACGGTGCACGTTCTCTTGGTGAGGTAGCTCTTGTCCCTCATAAGACGCCAATTTCATTGTCAGGGTTAACTTTCTTTAATACTCTTTTTGATGAAAATGCCTCAAACCACCTAGCTATCGGTCAAGCTTACGCCTTTAGTATTGAAGGTGGTACAGAAATGTCCAATGAAGAATTAGAAGCTGCTGGGCTCAATCGTTCAACGGCACACGTTGACTTTATGATTGGTTCTGATCAAATGGATATTGACGGTATCACTGCTGACGGTAAGGTTGTGCCAATCTTCCGTGGTGGAGAATGGGCTATCTAA
- a CDS encoding DUF4044 domain-containing protein, producing the protein MAFGDNGPRKKTAFQKLTIVVVFLMVIITVAGLVVSALGSLGW; encoded by the coding sequence TTGGCATTTGGTGATAATGGTCCACGTAAAAAAACAGCATTTCAAAAATTAACAATTGTAGTCGTCTTTTTGATGGTTATCATAACTGTTGCTGGTCTTGTTGTATCGGCACTAGGTTCATTAGGCTGGTAG
- the obgE gene encoding GTPase ObgE, with the protein MSMFLDTAKISVKAGRGGDGMVAFRREKYVPDGGPWGGDGGRGGNVIFVVDEGLRTLMDFRYNRKFKAKDGEKGMTKGMHGKGAQDLYVKVPQGTTVRDAETGKVLTDLIENGQEFVVARGGRGGRGNIRFATPRNPAPEIAENGEPGEERQLELELKILADVGLVGFPSVGKSTLLSVVSAAKPKIGAYHFTTIVPNIGMVRTKSGESFVMADLPGLIEGAHQGVGLGTQFLRHIERTRVILHVIDMSASEGRDPFEDYKTINNELESYNLRLMERPQIIVANKMDMPESQENLKTFKEQLAKDYDEFDELPMIFPISSIAHQGLENLLEATSELLDNTDEFLLYDESDMQDDEVYYGFNPDERPFDISRDDDATWVLSGEKLEKLFVMTNLERDESLMKFARQLRGMGVDDALRQRGAKDGDIVRIGNFEFEFVD; encoded by the coding sequence ATGAGTATGTTTCTAGATACAGCCAAGATTTCGGTTAAGGCTGGACGTGGCGGAGATGGTATGGTTGCCTTCCGTCGTGAAAAATATGTCCCAGACGGTGGTCCATGGGGCGGTGATGGCGGCCGTGGCGGTAACGTTATTTTTGTTGTAGATGAAGGACTTCGTACCTTGATGGATTTTCGTTACAACCGTAAGTTCAAGGCTAAAGATGGCGAAAAAGGAATGACTAAAGGAATGCACGGTAAAGGTGCACAAGACCTTTATGTGAAGGTTCCCCAAGGAACCACAGTTCGTGATGCAGAGACTGGAAAAGTGCTAACCGACTTAATTGAAAACGGTCAAGAATTCGTCGTTGCCCGAGGCGGTCGAGGTGGTCGAGGTAATATCCGCTTTGCGACACCAAGAAATCCTGCACCAGAAATTGCTGAAAATGGCGAACCTGGTGAAGAACGTCAACTTGAACTTGAATTGAAAATTTTAGCAGATGTCGGTCTAGTTGGGTTCCCATCAGTTGGAAAATCAACGTTATTGAGTGTTGTTTCAGCAGCTAAACCTAAAATTGGTGCCTATCACTTTACAACTATTGTACCTAATATTGGTATGGTTCGCACTAAATCTGGTGAGAGTTTTGTCATGGCTGACCTCCCAGGATTGATTGAAGGAGCTCATCAAGGTGTTGGTTTAGGGACACAATTCTTACGTCACATCGAGCGTACTCGCGTTATTCTCCATGTTATTGACATGTCTGCTAGCGAAGGTCGTGATCCTTTTGAAGACTACAAGACAATCAATAACGAGCTGGAGTCTTACAACCTTCGTTTGATGGAACGTCCGCAGATTATTGTGGCTAATAAAATGGATATGCCTGAATCACAGGAAAATTTGAAGACATTCAAGGAGCAATTGGCAAAAGACTACGATGAATTTGACGAATTGCCGATGATTTTCCCAATTTCAAGTATTGCTCACCAAGGCTTAGAAAATCTGCTTGAAGCAACGTCTGAACTCTTGGATAATACAGATGAATTCTTGCTTTATGATGAATCAGATATGCAGGATGATGAGGTATATTACGGCTTCAATCCAGATGAACGCCCATTTGATATTTCACGTGATGATGATGCTACTTGGGTCCTTTCTGGTGAGAAACTTGAAAAACTCTTTGTTATGACCAATCTCGAACGAGATGAATCTCTCATGAAATTTGCCCGTCAATTGCGTGGCATGGGTGTCGATGATGCCCTTCGTCAACGTGGTGCTAAAGATGGGGACATCGTCCGTATTGGCAACTTTGAGTTTGAGTTCGTAGACTAG
- a CDS encoding GNAT family N-acetyltransferase yields MNHKGTVQLETDRLILRKFQFEDAEPMFDNCWSELDVWKWTSYDEMSCVADLVEKNGLFTDWWLSLNDQANRYNWAIVLQSTSQPIGRIFVIELSEENAELEITYEIGKKWWYQGLMTEALKEIIRFLFEDVQVNRIVAYHAKENPASGKVMKKVGMTFCKMVPGAYTCHAGTFDSYYYSIENQ; encoded by the coding sequence ATGAATCACAAAGGAACAGTGCAACTCGAAACAGACCGACTGATTCTAAGGAAATTTCAGTTTGAAGATGCTGAGCCCATGTTTGACAACTGTTGGTCTGAGCTTGATGTTTGGAAGTGGACAAGTTATGATGAAATGTCCTGTGTTGCTGATCTTGTAGAAAAAAATGGTTTATTCACAGATTGGTGGCTGTCTTTAAATGATCAAGCTAATCGTTATAATTGGGCCATTGTTTTACAATCAACCTCTCAACCCATTGGTCGTATCTTTGTCATAGAGCTTAGCGAGGAAAATGCAGAACTTGAAATTACCTATGAGATAGGAAAAAAATGGTGGTATCAAGGTTTAATGACAGAAGCACTGAAAGAAATCATTCGCTTTTTGTTTGAGGATGTTCAGGTTAACCGTATCGTAGCTTATCATGCTAAGGAAAATCCTGCCTCAGGCAAAGTTATGAAAAAAGTTGGTATGACATTTTGTAAAATGGTTCCAGGTGCCTATACTTGCCATGCAGGCACTTTTGATAGTTATTACTATTCGATTGAAAATCAATAA
- a CDS encoding glycerophosphodiester phosphodiesterase codes for MIIKLLAVLHDIYKHFIIYSLRTTFLQLTLTIGGSYLLSWLFRGILISSGYPGLSLDNIFSFLANPVTFLLLIIYLIILALLVFMEFSFLVEMLRYKETPIELGFKRIKTDFKQFLFSISGRHLLSFLAYLLLTIPVLRFFFSSALIERLYIPTFITGELQKTSLGQVGLMLAYILIFYINARFICTLPLTIIQKETHFTENLKTSWRMTSGRSFLTLSGLAIISGVISFVAFITSGLLLGIVYLVFPKDSSQLWFLQVSLLSLVWFIVFIASLLIKLASVSYLILDLEQHDVVDIEPSPKRKKSRWVRMLLLNCFIALGAFLYNINILSSSNPKEVDIIAHRGFVDMAVENSLEGLKASKKAKADMVEIDVLMTKDQKFVVVHDDNLQRLSGKSTIISQSKAKDIIGKRLRQNGHISQIVSLKTFLEKATKLKMPLLIELKTTKNQKNYGTAFLKELRSLPLNPGSKIMSLDLPLIESIEKHRPDIETGHVITFQFGDFASTKVDFYAIEEFSYSNHLAKLAHKRKKELYIWTINDQDDLKTYLQSSVDGIITDYPNKARRKQKHLMENQDYLSVISRLFNLD; via the coding sequence ATGATTATCAAACTGCTTGCTGTCTTACATGACATCTATAAACATTTTATTATTTATAGTCTCCGAACAACCTTCCTACAGCTTACTCTAACGATTGGAGGGTCTTATCTTTTATCTTGGTTATTTCGTGGTATTTTGATTTCTTCTGGCTATCCTGGTTTATCACTGGATAATATCTTTAGTTTTCTAGCAAATCCTGTCACTTTCTTACTCTTAATCATTTATCTCATTATTCTAGCTCTCTTAGTTTTTATGGAATTTTCCTTTTTGGTGGAAATGCTACGCTATAAAGAGACGCCTATAGAGCTAGGATTTAAGCGAATAAAAACTGATTTTAAGCAATTTTTATTTAGTATTAGTGGCCGCCACTTGTTAAGTTTTCTAGCTTATTTATTACTAACCATCCCAGTCCTTCGCTTTTTCTTTTCATCAGCTCTCATCGAACGGCTATACATTCCAACATTTATTACTGGGGAATTGCAAAAAACAAGCCTGGGCCAAGTCGGTCTGATGCTAGCCTATATCCTGATTTTTTACATCAATGCTCGCTTTATTTGTACCTTACCCTTGACGATTATTCAAAAAGAGACACACTTTACTGAAAATTTAAAGACTAGCTGGAGAATGACTTCCGGTCGCTCATTTTTAACGTTAAGTGGTCTAGCTATTATTTCAGGTGTCATTAGCTTTGTCGCTTTCATTACCTCTGGACTACTTCTAGGTATCGTTTATCTTGTATTTCCAAAAGATAGTAGTCAGTTATGGTTCCTTCAAGTTAGCTTACTCAGTCTGGTCTGGTTTATTGTTTTTATTGCCAGCCTTCTCATCAAACTGGCTTCTGTATCCTATTTGATACTTGATCTCGAACAACATGACGTTGTCGATATTGAACCAAGTCCTAAGCGAAAAAAGAGTCGATGGGTGAGGATGCTACTTCTCAATTGCTTTATTGCTCTAGGAGCCTTTTTATACAATATCAATATACTTAGTAGCAGCAATCCTAAGGAAGTTGACATTATTGCTCATCGAGGTTTCGTTGACATGGCTGTTGAAAACTCTTTAGAAGGGCTCAAAGCCTCAAAAAAGGCCAAAGCTGACATGGTCGAAATTGATGTTTTAATGACCAAAGATCAAAAATTTGTGGTTGTTCATGATGATAATCTCCAACGTTTAAGTGGTAAATCAACTATTATCAGTCAGTCTAAAGCGAAAGATATTATTGGAAAAAGGCTCCGTCAAAATGGCCATATAAGCCAAATCGTCTCTCTGAAAACATTTTTAGAAAAAGCTACAAAGCTAAAGATGCCCTTGCTTATCGAGTTAAAAACCACGAAAAATCAGAAAAACTATGGAACAGCTTTTCTAAAAGAATTAAGGTCACTACCGCTAAATCCGGGAAGTAAGATTATGTCTCTTGATTTGCCTTTAATAGAAAGCATTGAAAAGCATCGCCCAGATATTGAAACTGGTCATGTCATCACTTTTCAATTTGGAGATTTTGCTTCAACTAAGGTTGATTTCTATGCCATTGAAGAATTTTCATATAGTAACCATCTGGCAAAGCTAGCCCATAAGAGAAAAAAAGAGTTATACATCTGGACTATTAACGATCAAGATGATTTGAAAACCTATTTACAATCTTCTGTCGACGGTATTATCACCGATTATCCTAATAAAGCCCGCCGTAAACAAAAGCATTTAATGGAAAATCAAGATTATCTTTCAGTCATTAGCCGTCTCTTTAACTTGGACTAA